The genomic DNA CAGGAGCTGGCCCGCCTGGCCGGCCAGCAGCAGATGCTGCGCCAGGCCATGCAACAGATGGACCGCGGCCAGCCCGGCGGCAAGCCGGGGGGTAAGGACGGCCAGGGCGGCAAGGATGGCAAAAACGGCGAGAAGGACGGCCAGGGCGGCAGCGGCAACGCCGCCGAGATGAAGAAAATGATGGAGCAGACCGAAACCGACCTCGTGAATAAGCGCCTCACCGAAGAAACCATTCAGCGCCAGCGCCAGATACTGACGCGGATGCTCGAAGCCGAAAAATCGGCCCGCGAGCGCGACCAGGACACCAAGCGCGAGGCCCAGGCCGCCCAAAACCACCCGCCCGTTTTTCCGCCCGCATTCAACAAATACAAGCCCGCCGGCCAGGAGCAGCAAACCGAAATCTTGCGTCGGCAGCAACCCACGTTGACGCCTTACTATCAGCAGAAAGTAAGTGAATATTTCCAAAAAAACCAGTAAGTAAACCGTAACCTTACCTATACCCGTACGTAGAGGCGGGTTGCTACCCCCCGGTGCGCGGGCAAGGTGGGGCCAAGTGGCCGAAAACCACTGGCCTACGCGATTACCCGCGTTTTTACCCCTCGTTCTATATTTCTGCCGCTCTGCTTGCTGCCCCGCTCCATTATTTACTCGCCCTTCCTGTATGAAGCAAGTTAAAATTCAGATTCCATCGCTCGTGGAAAATATTCGCGTCGTGGAGAGCTTCATTGACAACTCCAAAGACACGTTTCAGATTGAGGATGACATCTATGGCAACATCATGGTGGCGGTGACGGAAGCGGTAAATAATGCTATTCGCCACGGCAATAAGTTCGACAAAGACAAGAACGTGTACCTCTCGCTCTACGTGAACCTCAATCAGCTCAAATTTGAGATTGAGGACGAAGGCGCGGGTTTTGACTTCAATAATCTCGAAGACCCCACGGCTCCCGAAAACCTGGAGAACCCCGGCGGACGCGGTATTTTTCTCATTCGCCACCTGGCCGATGAGGTCGAATTTAGCAAGGAAGGCCGCCGCCTGGAGCTGACCTTTGCCCTGCACCCCAGCACCGAAATCCCCGAGCAAGCCGCCGCATGAGCGTAGCTACCACCGCCGGCGTGCGCTATTTTGAAGCGCCGGGCATCGAGTTTGTCGTGGAAGACGTGCCCGAGTTTGGCCTGCACGACGCCGAGGACCTCGTGGCCTGGGTCGAGCGCATCGCGGTGGTGCATGACTACCGCATCGCGCAGCTCACCTTCATTTTTTGCTCGGATGACTACCTGCACAAGCTGAACGTGGAATACCTGGACCACGACACGCTCACCGACGTCATCACTTTTGACAACGCCGACGACGCGGAGGTGCTGGAGGGCGACATCTTCATCAGCGTGGAGCGCGTGGCCGACAATGCCAAAGACCTGACTATCAGCTTTCGCGATGAGCTGCACCGCGTCATGATTCACGGCGTGCTGCACCTGCTGGGTTACCAC from Hymenobacter psoromatis includes the following:
- a CDS encoding rRNA maturation factor; the protein is MSVATTAGVRYFEAPGIEFVVEDVPEFGLHDAEDLVAWVERIAVVHDYRIAQLTFIFCSDDYLHKLNVEYLDHDTLTDVITFDNADDAEVLEGDIFISVERVADNAKDLTISFRDELHRVMIHGVLHLLGYHDKDLLSQTAMRRKEDYCLSLRTF
- a CDS encoding serine/threonine protein kinase → MKQVKIQIPSLVENIRVVESFIDNSKDTFQIEDDIYGNIMVAVTEAVNNAIRHGNKFDKDKNVYLSLYVNLNQLKFEIEDEGAGFDFNNLEDPTAPENLENPGGRGIFLIRHLADEVEFSKEGRRLELTFALHPSTEIPEQAAA